Below is a genomic region from Scytonema millei VB511283.
TCTAACGGGACTCGGGGCGCAGACAGACGTTGAGTAAAGTCAGGTGGAAAAGTTGGATCGGGTAGCTGAGTAGTCGTTAGTTCGGATGGGGATGCGGGAGGAGGGGACGTAGCAATTGTCGTTGCTGCACCTAAACCTGGGACAATTGTGTTATTCGCCAGATCGACCGCTACAGCAGCTTGCAAGGCACGACTTAACTCGTCTACAGAACTAAAGCGATCGCGGGGCGATTTCTGCAAGCACCGCATGACGACGGCTTCGAGTTGTAGCGAAAAATGATCGCACCGAGACTGCGATCGCAACTGGATTGGGGGCTTAGAAGCATGAGCGAATACCCATGACATCCCGCTAATCGTATTGCTATTGCGACGGAAATTAAACCCAAATGGGTCGGTTCCAGTCAGCATTTCGTAGAGAATTACGCCAAGGCTGTAAATATCGGCACGTTCGTCTACTTCTGTCCCTAGCTCAAACTGTTCGGGAGCTGCATAGTGGAAAGTCCCTATAAAAACGTTTGTCAGATTAGTAAATTCATTCGTATCGTTACAAATTTTAGCAATCCCAAAATCGAGAATTTTGACGAGTTCTCCCAATGCAGTAGGAACGAGAAAAATATTATCTGGCTTGAGATCGCGATGGACGACTTTGATCTGCTTGCTGGCGGTTGCTCCATTTTGCCATAGGTGTACGCCTTGATGCGCCAACCGCAATCCTTGACATACCTGAATCGCGATCGACAGACTGCGTTCGATGCCTAGCTGTTGCTGCTGACGCAGGAGTTGTCCTAAGCTCTGTCCTTGCAGGTACTCCATGACGTAGAAGGGATACCCCTCATCGGTAACGCCATAGTCGCTAATATTCACGATGTGATCGCTTTTGAGCGCAGCGCAGAGAGTCACTTCTCGCTCGAACCGCTTTCTCAGATCGGCTGATTCTGCTAGCGATCCTTTGAGGATCTTTAAAGCGACTAGTTTGCCAATCGGTACGTCCCTGGCGATGAAGACATCTCCCATTCCGCCCGCGCCTAGATGTTGTTCTAGTCTGTAGCGCTGGCGTTCTCCAACGCAGCGACCGAGCCAGTTGTCTTTTTGTAATGGCGAGTTCATGGAGCAGAGCGCATTAAAACTGGTATGAAAATAACTGTTTGCCAACAGTATAGGCGATGACTTCCAAGCTAGATGCAACTAAGCCTGCTAAAAATATATTTCTTTCATCACCATTAAAGCCTAATATGAACTTTTACTGCTAAAATTTTTTGAGGAAGGCAGAGGGTAGAGGGCAGAAGAAAAGAGTTGCATTTCGCCCTTTAGATATGCGGGGTTAAAGCTCCTAATATTTGTATAAGATAAAGTATAGATCGAGATATATTTCCAGACGCGATCGCCGAAATACGCTGCCCCGAGCAAATCTCCTAAATATATGTAGATTTTTTGTGGCAACCCACGACCCCACCACCCGCCGATTGACGAGATTATTCTCCTATCTAGTTTTT
It encodes:
- a CDS encoding serine/threonine protein kinase, producing MNSPLQKDNWLGRCVGERQRYRLEQHLGAGGMGDVFIARDVPIGKLVALKILKGSLAESADLRKRFEREVTLCAALKSDHIVNISDYGVTDEGYPFYVMEYLQGQSLGQLLRQQQQLGIERSLSIAIQVCQGLRLAHQGVHLWQNGATASKQIKVVHRDLKPDNIFLVPTALGELVKILDFGIAKICNDTNEFTNLTNVFIGTFHYAAPEQFELGTEVDERADIYSLGVILYEMLTGTDPFGFNFRRNSNTISGMSWVFAHASKPPIQLRSQSRCDHFSLQLEAVVMRCLQKSPRDRFSSVDELSRALQAAVAVDLANNTIVPGLGAATTIATSPPPASPSELTTTQLPDPTFPPDFTQRLSAPRVPLEATDVSLSAQHRSLVKLFTEFAGPIATTVFRQVAAQSYSVEQLVENLSVYLPAKQQAEFERQAKAIGTESTAKSQTYNTNGNKFSHNQLSNNLAQSALDTNFIQRCEKTLIDLIGPIAPILIQKVLKSGTQISELELVNRLANEIPDPQKAADFCRRLLK